The DNA sequence TGTAAGTATATCGTCAGCGTATACAATGAGAAAACCATGATTTGCTTTGTGAATCGATCCTGCACGAATAAGGGTAAAATCAGTATAAAGCGCACCCATTTCAGATTCACGTTCAATAGAGCCGAGCAGGTTGAATGCTGTAGGGTGATCAGCCATGACTACAGGGGCTCCCTGAGTTTCGCTATTATCAACCAGCAGGTTTACCTCGAAGCGTGCGAAGAGTTCTTCCATTGGTGAAGATTCAGGAAGTTGTAGCCCTGGAATCAGAGACGGATTCTGCGAATCTTTAGCCATGAAGAGGTCAATATTATCAAGTAACTCATTTTGAAGATCATCAAGGTATGATTTAATAATTTCAAATTGAGAAAAATCTTTATGCAGAGGGGTTAAAATATCTTTGAGAAGTTCTTCCGCTGAATCCTGATGAAGTTTACGTTCATCCTTACGGAATCCTTCTTCAGTTTTACTGATGCGTCTTAAAATTGTTGTCACTTCAGCAAGCAGGTCATCAGCCGAGTTGCGTAATGTTTTGCGCAGCTCAGGGTCAAGACGTTCAAATTCATCGTCGTTAAGAATGCGTCCTTCAATGAGCGGAATCAGGGTCAGTCCGCCATGGTCATCAATTTCCAGATTGAATCCGCGTTCTTTAGCAAGTTCTTCCATATCAGAGAATAAGTCTTCACGCTCATCCTGAAAATTTCTGGAAATTTCTTCCAAAGCTTTTATATGCGGTTCGCGGTCAAACCAGGCTGGCAGTTGTTCTTTAATCTGAGAAACAGCTTCAGACATTGCATTTTTAAACGCTTTACCACTGCCCGCAGGAATACATACAGAAATAGGGCGGTCCTGATAATCGAAATTGTAAAGGTAAAGCTGATCCGGAGGTGTGGGTTGTGTGGCTGCCCTAAGCTGAAAATATTCACGGGCGAAATAGCTCCGCCCAAGATTTGGTTCACCTGAAAGGTATAAATTGTGGCAAGTTCCCTTGATAGCCAAAGCCATGCGGAAAGCCTGCATAGCTCTCGGCTGGAAGAGGTCATAATCACCAACTGATTCTGGAATATCAAGACTAGATTCGAATTGAATTTTTTCAGGGTCTTGTTTTGAACTTAACTTGCTTATGGATAATTCTTTTGCTGTCATATTTATTGAAAATTTCCTGTCTTTTAAACTACTGGGGTTAGGCTTTTCCTAGCTTTTACTTGGTTAATGTTAAATTGTCACTTGCCGTGAAGCTCTTTTCGTAGAATTTCTGTTATGTGATAATAATTTAGTCGTAGTTATGACTATTAATTTAAACCATTCATGGAGATTACTGATTGTGAAATTTTTTACAAATGAATATTTGTAATTATTACATGTAATTATAGTAAAATTTACTTGCAAAAAGGGCTGAATAAGCGTTCAAAAACAAAATAGCTGTTGCACATAACTGGGTTCAAGGCTATGAATTTTGAGTGTTTTTTGTTGCGGGGTGCAGTTGTCGGCTGGTCTTTGATAAAAAATCAGTTAAACTAGAGGCTACGGATAAAGAATCCGTTGACTCTTAATTGATGATTGTGCTAGACGGAATTCACTTGTGAAGGTTTGCGCAAAGTCGTCTTTGCGTACCGGGGCCATCTCATATAACATTAGGACAAGTAGCAACATGCTCTCCTTTAAAGGGAATAAAGAGGTTTTCGATCTTCTCGGTAATGCCGCGACGATGGGAACCCATCTCGTTGCCGCTACCTTTGTAGGGTTTGGTGCCGGATGGTATCTTGATAAGTGGTTGGGTACGAAGCCTTGGCTTCTTTTTATTTTCTTGTTTTTAGGAATAGCTGCCGGTTTTAAGAATGTTTATGATGAAATGCAGCGAATTCTGAAAAAGGATCAGGGGAAAGGTTCTCATTACAGTGAAAATAAATCAGAAGATTGAATCATTCCTCCACAGGCGTGGCTTCACTCATCCGGACGTATGCAGCTTGGTGCGGAATCAATTATATCTTGCTGCCGGAACATGTTTTTTTGCTGCTGTAGCTTTCGGGTTTGCCCCTTGGGCACTGGCTCTGGCAGCCGGAACAGTTTTGATTACGTTCAATTTCTGGTCGCTGGCTAAATTCGGCCAGCATCTGGCTTATATGCGCAAGGGCGCAGTGGTGTCTTTGCTTATTCGCTTCTACGGTAGGCTTATTTTATCGGGGCTGGCCTTATACGGACTTATAGTCTTTGGAGAGTGTTCAATTTATGCTCTTCTGGCAGGTCTTAGTACGGTAGTAGTGAATGCGATATTTTGGGGCGTAGCCGGGTTACGGCAAAAAGTGAAGGAGGCATAAGGATCATGGCTGGAGGTTTACCACATCCATTATTGATCATGTCTGAACTTAACCATGCTTTGGGAACTCATATTCCCAACCACGTGTGGTACACATGGTTCGGCATGAGCGTTCTGTTTGTTTTAGGTTTTATAGTTTCCAGGAAACTCAGCCTGGTTCCGGGAGGGGTGCAGAACCTCGCCGAGATTATAATCGGGGGCTTGGAAGATTTTGTCGTCACCAATATCGGCGAGCGTGGACGCGAAGTTTTCCCTTTCATGTGTACTCTTTTTGTGTACATTTTGATTCTCAACCTGATGGGTCTTGTTCCCGGATTTGACGCTCCTACTGCGAACGTCAATACCAATGCGGCTATGGCCGTTTGTACTTTTCTCTACTACAACTATGTCGGCATCAAACTTCACGGCGCCGGCTACATCAAGCATTTTATGGGTCCCATTCCGGCACTCGCACCCTTGATGTTCATCATTGAAGTCGTTTCTCACATATCGCGTCCGCTTTCGCTTACTCTGCGTCTGTTCGGTAACATCCGTGGTGAGGAAATCGTTCTTGTTCTTCTGTTCCTGCTTGCTCCTGTTGTTTCCACCTTGCCCATGTACTTTTTGTTCATGCTGGCAAAGGTCATTCAGGCTTTCATTTTCTTCATGTTGACCATGATTTATTTGAAAGGTTCTCTGGAAGAAGCTCACTAGGAATTTGTCAGGTAGACTAAATTTGGGGAAATGGTCTTGCGACCAATTAAATAAACTTACTTTTTGGAGGATTTTACAATGCGTAAAGCTCTGCTTATCGTTCTGAACACAATGGCTCTGGTTCTCGCTGCTGGTGCAGCATTCGCTTCCGGCGTAGCTCCTGAAGTTGCTTCTGCAACTGCTACTGCAACTGCTATCGGTATGGCTATTGCTGCTGCTGGTTGTGGTATCGGTCAGGGTCTTGGTCTGAAAGCAGCTTGTGAAGGTACAGCACGTAACCCCGAAGCTGGTGGTAAAATCACTGTTACTCTGATTCTTGGTCTGGCATTCGTAGAATCACTCGCCATTTACGCTCTTGTTGTTAACCTCATCCTTCTTTTCGCTAACCCACTCATCGGTTAGTTTTAAGGATTTGGAAATATTTAAAGGAGGCCTTTTGGCCTCCTTTTTTTTAACAAATTATTGTTAATTTTTTCACATACTTTAGATCTGTATTGGGGTTTTACAGAGAATAAGTATAATGCCCTGCATAAATTAATTATTTAGGCATGGTGGGGTAGCCGAAAGTAAGGGTTTTAGTGTATATACTTTTCAGATGGAAGGTGGCGGAGAAAGGCGGTATTTGACTATAGTTGATAAAGCCATATTCTTAGGAGTGGTTTTGAAACCTATATTCTTGCAGCCTATACTACCAACCTATACTTTTTACACCGGCAATGGTGTTAACGACAGGAAACCAAAGTGAAAACCCAGAATATTCCAAAGGCGACAATTAAAAGGCTCGCCGTTTATATACAAGTACTGACCGGACTTAAACGAGATGGTGTAGAAGTTATTTCTTCAGAAAAACTTGCGCGTGCGTGCTCGGTTAATCCCTCTCAGATTCGAAAGGATCTAGCTTATTTCGGTGAATTCGGTGTGCGCGGAGTAGGCTACTACGTGCATGAATTAATATCCTCAATCAAACAGTCACTTGGCGTTGATCGGGTTTGGGGATGTGCTCTTGTTGGCGTTGGCAATCTTGGACGCGCATTGTTGCGCCATAAAGAATTTGCTTTGCGCGGATTTTCCATACGAGCTGCATTTGACTGCGATCCGTATAAAATAGGTGAAATTGTTTCAGGACTTGAAGTTGTTTGTACCAGACAGCTAAAAGGGCGTGTGGACGAACTTGGTCTTGAGATTGGTATAATTACTACTCCACCTGAAAGAGCTCAGCGTGCAGCTAATTATTTAGTTGATGGTGGTATTAAGGGAATCGTTAATTTTGCTCAGGCAAGAATTGATGTTCCTAAAGAAGTCCCTGTTGAATATGTGGACTTTACACATCACTTTTATTCTGTGGCTTTTAATATAAGCTCCGCGGGATAAATTTAAATTTTACAAATTCAAAAGGGCCGCAATGATTGTATTGCGGCCCTTTTTTTATTTTGTATGCAGCAACAACAGCATTAGTTGAGTATGAACTTTTTTTTGATATTGTGTTTTTTAAGTAAAGCATAAAGGCGTGAAACTGAGAGCCCTGAGGTTTGCGCTGCTGTAGTCATATTTGCTTTGCAATGCATAATAAGGCTTTCTAGGTAGAGTTTTTCAGCCTGTTCGAGGGCTTGCTCACGATACTCTTTAAGAGGCGGGAATTTATCCGTTTCAGGTGCCTCATACGGTGGAATTATAACATCTGAAGCTGCTATTCCCAATTTAATATTTTTAGTTTTGTTGCCTTTAATTATGGTTAAAGTCTTACGGGTTTCCGCATGGGGTAA is a window from the Maridesulfovibrio zosterae DSM 11974 genome containing:
- the atpE gene encoding ATP synthase F0 subunit C is translated as MRKALLIVLNTMALVLAAGAAFASGVAPEVASATATATAIGMAIAAAGCGIGQGLGLKAACEGTARNPEAGGKITVTLILGLAFVESLAIYALVVNLILLFANPLIG
- a CDS encoding ATP synthase subunit I, yielding MRNQLYLAAGTCFFAAVAFGFAPWALALAAGTVLITFNFWSLAKFGQHLAYMRKGAVVSLLIRFYGRLILSGLALYGLIVFGECSIYALLAGLSTVVVNAIFWGVAGLRQKVKEA
- the atpB gene encoding F0F1 ATP synthase subunit A, whose protein sequence is MAGGLPHPLLIMSELNHALGTHIPNHVWYTWFGMSVLFVLGFIVSRKLSLVPGGVQNLAEIIIGGLEDFVVTNIGERGREVFPFMCTLFVYILILNLMGLVPGFDAPTANVNTNAAMAVCTFLYYNYVGIKLHGAGYIKHFMGPIPALAPLMFIIEVVSHISRPLSLTLRLFGNIRGEEIVLVLLFLLAPVVSTLPMYFLFMLAKVIQAFIFFMLTMIYLKGSLEEAH
- a CDS encoding AtpZ/AtpI family protein; this encodes MLSFKGNKEVFDLLGNAATMGTHLVAATFVGFGAGWYLDKWLGTKPWLLFIFLFLGIAAGFKNVYDEMQRILKKDQGKGSHYSENKSED
- a CDS encoding redox-sensing transcriptional repressor Rex, giving the protein MKTQNIPKATIKRLAVYIQVLTGLKRDGVEVISSEKLARACSVNPSQIRKDLAYFGEFGVRGVGYYVHELISSIKQSLGVDRVWGCALVGVGNLGRALLRHKEFALRGFSIRAAFDCDPYKIGEIVSGLEVVCTRQLKGRVDELGLEIGIITTPPERAQRAANYLVDGGIKGIVNFAQARIDVPKEVPVEYVDFTHHFYSVAFNISSAG